In Phoenix dactylifera cultivar Barhee BC4 chromosome 11, palm_55x_up_171113_PBpolish2nd_filt_p, whole genome shotgun sequence, the following are encoded in one genomic region:
- the LOC103698248 gene encoding putative disease resistance protein RGA1: MEALLSVGGYIASAVLDNLVGQVSSDAIQQFGRDSGLQDDLRRLRTTLLRTRFILTSAEKRRTKDDNLAQILQELKDAAYDAEDLLDEFEYQVLQQKAESKENQRGNFLSSSLTLARNVFNRDGDAVAKVREVMGRLDSIADDMEKIIRLLALDDEGKEYQRSARRETSSFLTEPEVFGREKEKSKLIKLLLNSGDATEPDDDLVRVCSMRQKKDSIPVLPVVGIGGIGKTTLAQHIYDDPEVNDYFKLKIWVCVSDNFDVKRLTKEIIESVTRERLSDHQNLNCLQEILKEKIMSKRFLLVLDDIWNDDRNEWDRLCAPLRFGLQGSKILVTTRSQKIAKMMGTKEAVFLKGLAIDAYWEFFSRQAFGSHSPKEHPELEAIGRKIADRLKGSPLAAKTLGGLLNLEMDERCWRTIIDSKIWQLKQGEDDIMPVLQLSYQYLPGYLKQCVAYCSIFPKDYAYTKDQLVQVWMAQGFIVPQGNVRMEEVGSEYFYDLLGRSFFQHSWNDVYVMHDLIHDLVQSVSVDEYLRIDGKWQKIPSRLRHLSIYTLNLVPSKLMDFGNYKNLRTLVFFKGLYDTNFCSVLDCLFTVSTKIRVLKLRICGIKELPESIGNLKHLRYLDISSTRIRRLPESLCNLYNLQVLNISGCPIENFPTRMTNLVKLRQLKVAEKTKCELADIRKLTSLQELSVFEVVKQRGHKIEELKDMIQLRGRICIKNLESIESEEEASQARLNHKQYLDELALIWNIDRGTSSGNDDEVLGGLKPHSNLRRLEIRNYGGVRFPTWLEPQSLKYLKAICLENIQSCGQLPSVGQLPSLEILRIKNMHAVKQVGHEFYGSPEVKGFLLLKELKISDMPEWEEWFRIEGIQMFPQLLQLRIVNCPKLRGLPCLPPLLTELSLENVGINMLPESWNGDHGFTDESSMTQCSRSSSRTSSISDMRIRRCPNLVNLEQWLLSHHLPAITDLNIIDCQKVARLPMERFKDPFSLERLIIKDCPLLPSPVQLILPSSLQWLILDSCGHLDESLPSCLHNLTSLTRLELVRCPHITSLPGEVLGHMIALRHLTILDCGELRSLGDLRALRSLEIFHIERCPQLTVLANEEEQGEGSARLRVVTIDDTALVKVLFSTITPPSLETLQICGSTELILFAGEEQLWLQGLKFLRDLGLASCNNLQSLPPQLHSLSTLRYLSIRNCPEIRSLPEKGLPSSLEDLYFHSCHPVLTEQLQRHRTTMKKLRNAIP; the protein is encoded by the coding sequence ATGGAGGCACTGCTATCGGTTGGAGGATACATCGCTTCCGCCGTGCTGGACAACTTGGTCGGCCAGGTGAGCTCTGATGCCATCCAGCAGTTCGGGCGGGACTCGGGGCTTCAGGACGACCTCAGGAGGCTGCGAACTACCCTGCTACGGACACGCTTCATCCTTACGAGCGCCGAAAAGAGGCGCACCAAAGATGACAACCTTGCCCAAATCCTCCAAGAACTCAAAGACGCCGCCTACGATGCCGAAGACTTGCTGGACGAATTTGAATACCAAGTCCTGCAGCAAAAGGCTGAAAGCAAAGAGAATCAGAGAGGTAATTTCTTATCTTCTTCTCTTACACTTGCTAGAAATGTGTTCAATCGAGACGGCGATGCTGTGGCTAAAGTGAGGGAGGTTATGGGGAGGTTAGATAGCATTGCTGATGATATGGAAAAAATCATCAGGCTCCTGGCTTTAGATGATGAAGGGAAAGAATATCAGAGATCGGCGAGACGAGAGACGAGCTCGTTCTTAACTGAACCCGAAGTGTTTGggcgagaaaaagaaaaatcaaagctGATAAAACTACTGTTAAATTCGGGAGATGCAACTGAACCTGATGATGATCTTGTCCGTGTTTGTTCAATgagacaaaagaaagatagtatTCCTGTTTTGCCAGTGGTCGGTATTGGAGGGATCGGAAAAACTACTCTTGCTCAGCACATTTACGATGATCCGGAGGTGAATGATTATTTTAAGCTAAAGATTTGGGTTTGCGTGTCTGATAATTTTGATGTGAAAAGGCTAACTAAAGAGATAATAGAGTCTGTTACCCGGGAGAGACTCTCTGATCACCAAAATTTGAATTGTCTCCAAGAGATCCTTAAGGAGAAGATAATGTCAAAGAGATTCCTACTCGTCCTTGATGACATCTGGAATGATGACCGCAATGAATGGGATCGTCTGTGTGCTCCATTAAGGTTCGGACTGCAGGGAAGCAAGATCTTGGTAACAACTAGATCTCAAAAGATAGCAAAGATGATGGGCACAAAGGAGGCGGTCTTCTTAAAGGGTTTAGCAATTGATGCCTATTGGGAATTTTTCAGTAGGCAAGCATTTGGTTCTCATAGCCCCAAAGAACATCCTGAGTTGGAAGCTATTGGCAGGAAGATTGCTGACAGGCTGAAGGGATCTCCACTTGCAGCAAAGACGCTAGGAGGCCTATTGAATTTAGAAATGGATGAGAGGTGCTGGAGAACCATCATTGACAGTAAAATATGGCAACTAAAACAAGGTGAAGATGACATTATGCCGGTCCTACAGTTGAGCTATCAGTACCTGCCTGGATATCTGAAGCAGTGTGTTGCATATTGTTCTATATTTCCTAAAGATTACGCTTACACAAAAGACCAGCTAGTCCAAGTCTGGATGGCACAAGGCTTCATTGTACCTCAAGGAAATGTGCGGATGGAAGAGGTAGGGAGTGAGTACTTCTATGATTTACTTGGCAGATCTTTCTTTCAGCATTCATGGAatgatgtatatgtgatgcatgatttGATACACGATCTGGTACAATCTGTCTCAGTCGACGAATATCTAAGAATAGATGGCAAGTGGCAGAAAATCCCCAGCAGGCTTCGACACCTATCAATATATACTCTGAATCTGGTGCCAAGTAAGCTAATGGACTTTGGCAATTATAAGAATCTACGCACCCTTGTCTTCTTCAAGGGTTTGTATGATACAAACTTTTGTTCTGTGCTTGATTGCTTGTTCACAGTGTCAACAAAGATCCGTGTGTTGAAATTAAGGATTTGTGGGATCAAAGAGTTGCCTGAAAGTATTGGCAATTTAAAACATCTTCGATACCTTGATATCTCTTCAACCAGAATTCGAAGGTTGCCTGAATCACTGTGTAACCTTTACAATCTTCAGGTGTTAAATATATCTGGCTGCCCAATTGAAAATTTTCCTACACGCATGACCAACCTAGTTAAATTGAGGCAGCTTAAAGTAGCTGAGAAGACAAAATGCGAGTTGGCTGATATCAGGAAGTTAACGTCTCTCCAAGAGTTGTCAGTATTCGAAGTTGTAAAGCAGAGAGGGCACAAGATTGAAGAATTAAAGGACATGATACAGCTTCGTGGAAGAATTTGCATTAAAAATCTTGAGAGCATCGAAAGTGAGGAAGAGGCCAGTCAGGCTAGGCTGAATCATAAACAGTACCTTGATGAATTGGCCTTGATATGGAATATTGATAGAGGCACCAGCTCAGGAAACGATGATGAGGTACTTGGAGGCCTCAAACCGCATTCCAATCTCCGAAGGCTGGAAATCAGAAACTATGGTGGTGTCCGATTTCCAACTTGGCTGGAGCCACAATCGCTCAAATATTTGAAAGCTATTTGCCTAGAAAATATCCAAAGTTGCGGGCAACTTCCATCTGTTGGACAGCTGCCATCCCTCGAGATTCTGCGCATCAAAAATATGCATGCGGTGAAGCAAGTTGGTCATGAATTCTATGGCTCTCCAGAGGTCAAAGGATTCCTATTGCTGAAAGAGCTGAAGATTTCAGACATGCCGGAATGGGAAGAATGGTTCAGAATCGAAGGTATCCAGATGTTTCCTCAACTGCTTCAGCTCCGTATCGTGAACTGTCCCAAGCTGAGGGGTTTACCCTGCCTCCCTCCCTTGCTCACAGAATTGTCCCTAGAGAATGTGGGAATAAATATGCTCCCAGAATCATGGAACGGAGACCATGGTTTTACTGATGAGAGCAGTATGACACAGTGCAGCAGAAGCAGCAGCAGGACCTCTTCAATTTCTGACATGCGTATCCGCCGGTGTCCAAACCTGGTAAATCTGGAACAATGGCTGCTGTCACACCACCTGCCGGCTATCACGGACTTGAATATTATTGACTGTCAAAAAGTTGCGAGGTTGCCAATGGAAAGGTTTAAAGACCCTTTCTCCCTCGAGCGTTTGATAATCAAGGACTGTCCCTTGCTCCCGTCCCCAGTGCAACTGATCCttccctcttctctccaatgGCTTATATTGGATTCATGTGGTCATCTGGATGAGTCGCTACCCAGCTGCCTGCACAACCTCACCTCTCTCACCCGATTGGAGTTGGTCCGCTGCCCACACATAACTTCTCTTCCAGGAGAAGTGCTCGGTCACATGATTGCTCTCAGACATTTGACTATTCTGGACTGCGGAGAACTGAGGTCACTAGGGGACTTACGAGCTCTCAGATCTCTTGAAATTTTTCATATAGAAAGATGTCCTCAGCTCACGGTATTGGCAAATGAGGAAGAGCAAGGCGAGGGTTCGGCACGTCTTCGCGTCGTGACCATCGACGACACTGCCCTGGTCAAAGTGCTGTTCTCCACAATCACCCCGCCCTCACTTGAAACACTCCAAATCTGCGGCTCAACTGAACTCATATTGTTCGCTGGAGAGGAGCAATTGTGGTTGCAAGGACTCAAATTTCTCAGAGACCTAGGTCTTGCAAGTTGCAACAATCTTCAGTCCCTACCACCACAGTTGCATAGCCTTTCCACCCTCCGATATTTGTCGATAAGAAATTGCCCTGAGATCCGCTCGCTGCCAGAGAAGGGCCTGCCTTCATCCCTAGAAGACTTATATTTCCATAGTTGTCATCCGGTGTTGACAGAGCAATTGCAAAGGCACAGGACAACGATGAAAAAGTTGCGTAATGCGATTCCGTAG